A stretch of Cucumis sativus cultivar 9930 chromosome 2, Cucumber_9930_V3, whole genome shotgun sequence DNA encodes these proteins:
- the LOC101207967 gene encoding probable nucleoredoxin 3 encodes MAGPDYKANQDKDDFLQLLAVLGVDFLLSGEEKVSPILCAGKMICLFFSANWSRPCRTFTPQLVQLYNSLQKRGEKLEIIFISLDHDKNEFEQYFKTMPWLAVPLNDKLQKQLCGKYHVDCIPSFVPLCGDHILKEDDLIGFLEDYGAEVFPFTRKRMQELKAMDCAKRVEGRLEELFGNRGYNYVISSHGGKTQISQLVGKTIGLYFGAYWSPPSRSFTAKLSKVYKEIMDKTENHHSSLEVIFVSTDRNLDEFKLNIMDMPWLAIPYEDETRGDLYRIFDVKAIPTLVLIGADGKTSSENGRGLVCLYGAEAFPFTAERIYELERAVKKEGEDLPSKVEDIKHEHVLKLEFAKAYVCDFCKLQGRFWAFSCHICDYDLHPTCVQLTNNV; translated from the exons ATGGCAGGGCCTGATTACAAAGCCAATCAAGACAAGGATGATTTTCTGCAGCTTTTGGCAGTTCTAGGAGTTGATTTCCTTCTCTCTGGTGAAGAAaag GTATCCCCAATATTATGTGCAGGGAAGATGATTTGCCTATTCTTTTCTGCAAACTGGAGTAGACCTTGTAGGACTTTCACTCCACAGTTGGTTCAACTCTACAACTCTTTGCAAAAGAGAGGTGAAAAGCTAGAGATTATCTTCATCTCTTTGGACCatgacaaaaatgaatttgaacaATACTTCAAGACTATGCCATGGCTCGCTGTGCCGTTGAACGACAAGTTGCAGAAACAATTGTGCGGCAAGTACCATGTCGATTGCATTCCATCGTTTGTTCCGCTTTGCGGAGATCACATTTTGAAAGAAGATGACTTGATTGGCTTCCTTGAAGATTATGGGGCTGAAGTATTTCCTTTTACAAGGAAAAGGATGCAAGAACTTAAGGCTATGGATTGTGCCAAACGTGTAGAAGGAAGACTTGAAGAACTCTTTGGGAACAGAGGATATAACTATGTTATTTCTAGTCATGGCGGCAAG ACACAAATATCTCAGCTAGTTGGAAAGACAATAGGCCTTTATTTTGGAGCATATTGGAGCCCTCCAAGTCGTTCCTTCACAGCAAAACTATCTAAAGTATACAAAGAAATCATGGACAAAACAGAGAATCATCACTCCTCCTTAGAAGTAATCTTCGTCTCCACGGACCGAAACCTCGACGAATTCAAACTCAACATAATGGACATGCCATGGCTGGCTATCCCTTACGAGGACGAGACCCGGGGAGACCTCTACAGGATATTCGACGTGAAGGCTATCCCAACACTAGTCCTGATCGGGGCAGATGGAAAGACGTCGAGTGAAAACGGAAGAGGGTTGGTATGCTTGTATGGAGCAGAGGCATTCCCATTTACAGCAGAAAGAATATATGAGTTGGAAAGAGCAGTGAAAAAGGAAGGAGAAGATTTGCCTTCAAAAGTGGAGGATATAAAACATGAACATGTTCTTAAATTGGAGTTTGCAAAAGCTTATGTTTGTGATTTTTGCAAATTACAAGGAAGGTTTTGGGCATTTTCTTGTCATATTTGTGATTATGATCTTCATCCAACTTGTGTTCAGCTCACAAATAATGTATAA